caaaaatgtgcACACTGCATAAAAACGTTTAGTGCGAAAGTGAAAAAGTaagttttcaattgcaaataatgcgcaaactaaaataatttatacttttagATTAACTTGCGAGTGCACGTAGTGTAATTACGAATTTGCGAGCTATGGAGAATTTCATAGCCGATGCGGCTGAAAAAATGGAGGCGCCGCGCAAACGACTCGGAAGACCACCGAAAAACAATAGCAGCAATCAATTAGCTGGAGCTGAGACACCAAGCAATGATGAAATCGATGCCGCTGCCACGGCAGCAGACACATCATGCAGACGCAGCACACGAaagaaaattgccaaattcGATGTGCTCGATGTGCTGAACAAAAGCCGCAAAAcgcacaaaatacaaatcgaGGCACGCATCGATTCCAATACGCCAACCACCAGCCAGAATGTGGCAACTCCAACCTCCACACAAGGCCTCAGCTCGCCAATCAATCGCTTCATTGCCGCTCGAGCTGCACCGCAACCAACGCCAACGCCTTCTGTGCCCGCCCTGGAGCTGTTCACGAAGCCTAAGCCAACGCCCAGCTTGATTGTGTTGCAGGTGAGCAGCGATAAGTCGCAAGATTTGCCACAACGCAAACGTGGTCGTCCACGCAAGCAGCTGTCCATGGACAACACTTCTAACAGCAGCAGTCCACAAGTGGAAATAAATGCGGAAATTGTGACCAGTTTAAGTGGTGAATCTTCCGACTCGGATCTGGGAGTTGTAACATCGAATGTGCCCGCAAATCTGGAGTTGCAAGATGACAATGCCTTGGAGTCGTCTCAAGCCTCCAACGACGATGCGGAGACAGAGATCATAACTGTGCTGCAGTCCGATGAAGAAGATTCCGATTCGCAGATTATTTTTGTGGAGATTGAAACGGCAACTTCAGCGACTGGCGAGGAGCAAGAAGATAGCAACAATCCAGCTGAACAGCACAGCTTCAAATTGATATTCCCCAAGGGCGAGAATGCGGAGGAGGAAGTGGAGGCAACACCTAACGATTCAAATCCCTCAGATCAAGAGTTTATTGCGGCTGTTGAGGAACAGCTAGCCAAGGATGAAGAAGAGGAACAGCCAGCCACTGAGCTGGAACTGATAACTGAAGAGCTTAGCGAACAGGCAAGTGTCTGCGAGATTGATGAGGAAGTGCTGCTGTTGGAGCAAGCAGAACAGCTGATAGAGGAGACGCAGGGTGAGGAGGACGTAAATATGGACACAGTAGAGGATGCTAAACTGAAGAGCGTTGAAGATGTAAGGATGGAGACGGAAGACGAAACAAAACAGGAGATTGtggaagaagaaaagaagGAGAAAGTTAATGAGGATATGGAGACTGCAGATGAAGCAAAGCAGGAGACAGTAAATGTGAAACTGGAGAAAGTAGATGAAGCAAAGCAGGAGACAGCAGATGAAAAACAGGAGACTGTAGATGATGTAAATCAGAAGGCCACAGATAAAACAAAGCCGGAGACTACGTTTTATGTAGATGAACCAAAACAAGACTTAATAGTTGCTGCCAAGTTGGAGACTGTAGATGATGTAAAGTTGATTGCTGATGTTATCaacgaaacaacaaaagatTGCCCTAAGGAAGAAGTTGAagaaaagcagcagccacaggaGAAGAAGACACAGCCGTCAACAGCAGAAAAAGTAATCCCGATAGAATTGGGGACCAAGATCTCAGAAGAAATCCTAGAGCAGCCTGAACAAAAGCCAACGACTGAGACCAGCAAACTAATAGCTGCCGAACAACCAAAGAAAGATCACGTTAAAGTCACTTCAGAATCTGCGCAAACTGAGGTGGCAGCTGAGTTGCCTGCCacagcaattgaaatgaaactgTCAACTGAAGTGACAGAcaaagaaatcaaaatgaaagcTACAACAAAAGAGCCTGAAGTCAAGCAGGCTAAGAAGGAGCCGCCTGCAAGTGAAGATGCTGCAATTGAGACGCCTCCAATGAGGACAGAGccaagcagcggcagcaaagtCGAAGTCATGGAAAGTCGCACCACCGACAAGAAGAAACCAACTGAAAGCCCAGGGCCAAGTCCGAAACGGGAGAAATCTTCCACGCCTGCCAAGCTGCCGATTGTGGAATGCGATGCGCTGTTCAAGGTGCTGGACGAGGCCAACGCACAGATGCGTCAGGAGGAGAAGACTAAAAAGAAGCTCAAGCAATCGGccaagaagcagaagcaggagACCATCAAGCAGAGTTCACCCACACCGCCAACGGCAGCCACATCGCGTGGCAAGAAGTCGCAGAGCAAGAAGGCTTCGCGACGCAATACAATCAGCAGCgaggaacagcaacagcagcaggagaaggaAACCCCTTCAGTGGCCACCAATAAACGTCGCAATTCGCTGCATCCCTTCAAGGCGTCGCCAAGTCCCGAGCGTCGCCCCGAGTCGAGCGGCAAGAAAGCCAAGGAAAAGAAGCCGACACGCAAGTCAGCGACAGCGAAGGAAACAACAGAGACAACGGTTACAAAGGCAGAGCCAAGTCGTCGCATTTCCACGCCCACCTCTGAGGCGGAGGAATCCTTTTTGCTGGGCGACATAGCCAAGTTCATTGAGGATGGCGTCAAGCTGCTCGAACGGGATTACAGAGTAGAGgatgagcaacagcagcaacaacaacaacaaccggaAGAGCCGGAGCAACAAAAGCAGGAAGAGCAGCAAGAAGATGAGTTTGCCACGCGCGTGGCAAATCTAGAGACGCCAGCCACCACACCGACACCCTCGCCCGCTGTAAGCACAGAGGATTTGTCATCGGGCGTGCGACGTTCGCATCGCATCAAGCAGAAGCCACAGAGCAGCAAATCGTCGCAGGGACGCGGGAGCAGCGCGCACACGCCGTCGATTAGCatggagcagcagctgtcgGAGTTGGCGCACATCGAGGCCATCAACGAGCAGTTTCTACGCCACGAGGGACTGAACACATTCCAAACGCTCCGGGACAATTACTATCGCTGTGCTCGCCAGGTGAGCAAGGAGAACGCGGAGATGCAATGCGATTGCTTTGTCACCGGCGATGAGGAGGGCTTGGGACAGTTGCCTTGTGGCGATGGCTGCATCAATCGCATGCTGATGATAGAGTGCGGTCCGCTGTGCACGAATGCGGATCGCTGCACCAACAAGCGCTTCCAGCAGCATCAGGGCTGGCCTTGTCGTGTCTTTCGCACCGAGAAGAAGGGTTGCGGCATCACCGCCGAGTTGCAAATACCGCCCGGGGAGTTCATCATGGAGTACGTGGGCGAAGTGATTGACAGCGAGGAGTTTGAGCGACGTCAGCACTTGTATTCCGAGGATCGCAATCGTCACTATTACTTCATGGCGTTGCGCGGCGAAGCCATTATCGATGCCACATCCAAGGGCAACATTTCGCGCTACATTAATCACAGCTGTGATCCGAATGCCGAGACCCAAAAGTGGACAGTCAACGGCGAATTGCGCATCGGTTTCTTCAGTGTGAAGACCATTTTGCCAGGTGAGGAGATTACATTCGATTATCAATATCAACGCTATGGACGCGATGCTCAGCGCTGCTATTGCGAGTCGGCGAATTGTCGTGGCTGGATTGGCAACGAACCAGAGTCGGATGAGGGCGAGCAACTGGACACGGATAGCGAAAGCGAACAGGAGTCACTCAACGAGGAGCCACGCCTCGAGCaggaacaaaacaaaaccaaacccaGCAAGGGAGCGAAGACCAAGGCACAATCCAAGTTGCCCGCAGCAGCGCGCAAGAAGCGCAAGGAGCAGCCCAAGGCCAAGGATCGCGAGTACAAAGCCGGACGTTGGCTCCGTCCATCGGGCGGCAGCAGTGAGAAGTCTGCAAGCGGTAAACACGATCACGTCGAAGATCCGGATGTGCTGGAGCAGCTCACGTTGCTCACACGCAGCGGGCTCAAGAATCAGCTGGACACATTGCGTTTCTCGCGTTGCATGGTGCGCGCCAAGCTGCTAGAGAGTCGCCTCCAATTGCTGGGTGTGCTCACACGCGGCGAGTTGCCCTGTCGCCGTCTCTTCCTCGACTACCATGGTTTGCGGTTGCTGCAGGCGTGGATTAGCGAGAGCGGCAGCGATCAGCAGCTGCGTTTGGCGCTGCTTGATGCCCTCGAATCGCTGCCCATACCCAACAAGACCATGTTGAACGACAGTCGCGTGTACCAGAGCGTGCAGCTCTGGAGCAACCAGTCTGGAGAGCCGGCCCAACCGGACATGGAACGCATCTTGGCGCTGCTACAAAAATGGAATGGTCTGCCGGAGATCTTTCGCATACCGAAACGTGAGCGCATCGAGCAGATGAAGGAGCACGAACGTGAAGCGGATCGTCAGCAACAAGACAAACCGGCACTGGAGGAGAGCAACAGCGCCTCGTCGGTGCTAAGCAGCGATCGTTATCGTCAGGATCGCTTCAGGCGCGACACGAGCAGTCGCTACGAGAAGTCAAAGCCGCCATCGCGTATGAGCGGCAACAATACCATCTGCACCATCACCAGTACTGCCAACTCCGAGGGCGCCAACGGCGGAGGCGGCGGCAAGTCCGAAAGTCGTCGACGCTCCGAGTTTGATCCACGTCGCGCCATCACCAAGGAAATGCGTCGATCGCTATTTGAGCGCAAGGTAAGTTGGGTTTCATTCTTGTCCATTCTTGTGATCCGGTTCTTTTGTTTACTCAGTAGATTGTTCAATGAATTTTGAATTCCTTTTACAGGTCGCCCAGGACGAAGCAGAGAAGCGTGTAGGAAGCGAGGACTTCCGTGAGCACGAGCTACGCTGCGAATACTTTGGCGCCGATCTCAACACTGATCCTAAACAGCTGCCCTTCTATCAGAACACCGAGACCAACGAGTGGTTCAACAGCGATGATCAGCCGGTAGCAGCTCCATTGCGTTGTGGCGACATTACTGAGCCACCCTCGCCTGAAAGTCCCGCCGATGTGGAGTACAAGTTGCCGCCCAACATCGAACCGCTGCCGCTCTCTTGGACCTGGGCACGTACCCCAGAGGGTGACATCTACTATTATCATTTGCGTGATCGCGAGCCACAGTGGGAGCCACCAACCGCCGAGCAGCGTCTGCAGAAGCTGGTGGAGGATGAGCCGGAGCCGGTGCCAGCAACGGAAACGGACGACGAAGCTAACGCTGATCATCTTATCAAAGTGGACATTGATTTTGGAGCACAACTCAGTGCAGCGGCCATGGATCACTTGGTGGAGATCAAGGTACGCGAACGACGCGAGAAGCGACGCAATCGTCTGGTCTCAGTGCGTGTTATAAGTCCACGACGTGAGGAGGATCGTCTCTACAATCAGCAGGAGTCCCGCAAGTACAAGGAGAACAAGGAGAAGATACGACGCCGCAAGGAAGTCTATCGTCGCACACGTATCGAGACTAGTGCCACAGAGGCCGACGATGAGGATCAGCCTGCTGATGCGTTGCCCATACATCGCTATCTCTATTCATCGGACGAGGAGGCCACCACCGATGGCGATTGTCTGCCCGAAGCCGAGGCGGAGCAAGAGCCGGGACGTTCTAGCGAAACTGAATCGATGGGCAGCTCTAAGCGCAAGCTACCCATTCCGGAGGGTCTAAAGAAGCACCGCAGCGAACGCGACAAGAAGCGCAAGACGTAAGCTAcacaaattttcattatatagAACGCATCTTCTAAAAAACTTACTTTACATTTTCAGCGCTAGCATTGCCCGCGAGGCCAGCGATAAATTCCACTTTGAGATCAGCGCTCATGTGGCCGAATTTTTGCGTCCTTATCGCCAAGAGACTTGCCAGTTGGGTCGCATCACAAGCGACGAGGACTACAAGTTCCTCATAAAGCGGGTAAGTAATGCAACGTTTTCAGTTTTCTAAATCTAAGTAATCATCCATCTAACTTAACTACAGCTGAGCCATCACATTACCACCAAGGAGACGCGCTATTGTGAGGCGACCAGCAACCCTTTGGCTTGCACCGAGTCAGTAAAGCACAAGTCCT
This is a stretch of genomic DNA from Drosophila albomicans strain 15112-1751.03 chromosome 3, ASM965048v2, whole genome shotgun sequence. It encodes these proteins:
- the LOC117568417 gene encoding probable histone-lysine N-methyltransferase CG1716, with translation MENFIADAAEKMEAPRKRLGRPPKNNSSNQLAGAETPSNDEIDAAATAADTSCRRSTRKKIAKFDVLDVLNKSRKTHKIQIEARIDSNTPTTSQNVATPTSTQGLSSPINRFIAARAAPQPTPTPSVPALELFTKPKPTPSLIVLQVSSDKSQDLPQRKRGRPRKQLSMDNTSNSSSPQVEINAEIVTSLSGESSDSDLGVVTSNVPANLELQDDNALESSQASNDDAETEIITVLQSDEEDSDSQIIFVEIETATSATGEEQEDSNNPAEQHSFKLIFPKGENAEEEVEATPNDSNPSDQEFIAAVEEQLAKDEEEEQPATELELITEELSEQASVCEIDEEVLLLEQAEQLIEETQGEEDVNMDTVEDAKLKSVEDVRMETEDETKQEIVEEEKKEKVNEDMETADEAKQETVNVKLEKVDEAKQETADEKQETVDDVNQKATDKTKPETTFYVDEPKQDLIVAAKLETVDDVKLIADVINETTKDCPKEEVEEKQQPQEKKTQPSTAEKVIPIELGTKISEEILEQPEQKPTTETSKLIAAEQPKKDHVKVTSESAQTEVAAELPATAIEMKLSTEVTDKEIKMKATTKEPEVKQAKKEPPASEDAAIETPPMRTEPSSGSKVEVMESRTTDKKKPTESPGPSPKREKSSTPAKLPIVECDALFKVLDEANAQMRQEEKTKKKLKQSAKKQKQETIKQSSPTPPTAATSRGKKSQSKKASRRNTISSEEQQQQQEKETPSVATNKRRNSLHPFKASPSPERRPESSGKKAKEKKPTRKSATAKETTETTVTKAEPSRRISTPTSEAEESFLLGDIAKFIEDGVKLLERDYRVEDEQQQQQQQQPEEPEQQKQEEQQEDEFATRVANLETPATTPTPSPAVSTEDLSSGVRRSHRIKQKPQSSKSSQGRGSSAHTPSISMEQQLSELAHIEAINEQFLRHEGLNTFQTLRDNYYRCARQVSKENAEMQCDCFVTGDEEGLGQLPCGDGCINRMLMIECGPLCTNADRCTNKRFQQHQGWPCRVFRTEKKGCGITAELQIPPGEFIMEYVGEVIDSEEFERRQHLYSEDRNRHYYFMALRGEAIIDATSKGNISRYINHSCDPNAETQKWTVNGELRIGFFSVKTILPGEEITFDYQYQRYGRDAQRCYCESANCRGWIGNEPESDEGEQLDTDSESEQESLNEEPRLEQEQNKTKPSKGAKTKAQSKLPAAARKKRKEQPKAKDREYKAGRWLRPSGGSSEKSASGKHDHVEDPDVLEQLTLLTRSGLKNQLDTLRFSRCMVRAKLLESRLQLLGVLTRGELPCRRLFLDYHGLRLLQAWISESGSDQQLRLALLDALESLPIPNKTMLNDSRVYQSVQLWSNQSGEPAQPDMERILALLQKWNGLPEIFRIPKRERIEQMKEHEREADRQQQDKPALEESNSASSVLSSDRYRQDRFRRDTSSRYEKSKPPSRMSGNNTICTITSTANSEGANGGGGGKSESRRRSEFDPRRAITKEMRRSLFERKVAQDEAEKRVGSEDFREHELRCEYFGADLNTDPKQLPFYQNTETNEWFNSDDQPVAAPLRCGDITEPPSPESPADVEYKLPPNIEPLPLSWTWARTPEGDIYYYHLRDREPQWEPPTAEQRLQKLVEDEPEPVPATETDDEANADHLIKVDIDFGAQLSAAAMDHLVEIKVRERREKRRNRLVSVRVISPRREEDRLYNQQESRKYKENKEKIRRRKEVYRRTRIETSATEADDEDQPADALPIHRYLYSSDEEATTDGDCLPEAEAEQEPGRSSETESMGSSKRKLPIPEGLKKHRSERDKKRKTASIAREASDKFHFEISAHVAEFLRPYRQETCQLGRITSDEDYKFLIKRLSHHITTKETRYCEATSNPLACTESVKHKSYDFIKQYMRKKGPIYKKPSDKMD